The genomic window ACGTGCGCGATGATCACCACGTTGGCGGGGCAGTCCTTCAGCCCCACCACGTCGTCCACGGCCCCGCCGTTGCGCGCCACCAGGACGCGGTCCCCGGGCCCGGCCTGGACGCCGTCGAGGGCGACCATCGTGCGGTCCCCGGGCGTGCCGTCCTCCAGCACCTCCCGGACCAGCAGGAGCTTGCGCCCCGCGAAGAAGGCCAGCTTCTCGGTGGCGACGACGGGCGCGAGCACTTCGGCGATGAACATGGCGCCCTCCTCAGGTGGCCGAGTCCACGAGGCCCACGATGCAGGCGTCGATGGCCCCGTAGCCGCCTGGGAGGGCCTTGGGGGCCTCCCGGGCGTCGATGTACATGACCAGGTCCCCGTCCCGCGAGGCCACCAGGTCCACCGCGGCCAGGGGCTCGCCCACGGGCCGGCCCTCGGCGTCCACGCCCTGGATCATGCGGAAGGTGAAGCCCGCCAGGGAGTCCAGCTTCCGGGTGGCCACCACCAGGCCCTTAACGCGCGCTAGAAGCATGAGCTCTCCAGCCCTTCCAGGACCAGGCCCTGGATGATGTCGTGGGGGCGGGCCAGGATCTCGCTGTGCACGAAGGCCGCCTCCTCCCGGAGCAGTTCCTCGGCCGAGGCCAGGGCGGCCTCCACCTCGGACAGGTCGCCGGTGAAGGTGAAGTAGCCCTTGCCGCCCAGGTCCAGGTTGTAGGTGAGCTCCAGGAGCCGCACGGCGGTTGTCTTCACGGCGCGGTCCGCGGCCTGCACCAGGGCGGCCAGGGCCTGGCCCTCCACGATGCCGACGGCGTCGGTGGTCAGTTCCGTGCCCTTCTCCTTCTGGAGCGCGGCGAGCACCTGGGGGTGCAGGTTGGGGATGTAGGTCCAGGACACCAGGAAGGGGTCGGAGTGCAGGTGCCCCTCCTCCACGGCCTCCAGGAGGTCGGCCTCGTCCCCCGTGAGGTGGATCATGAACTTCCCGGAGCCGACGGGGCCCGCCTTGAGCAGGCGCACCTCCGCCTTCTTGAGCATCAGATCGGCCACCTGCAGGCCTTTGGCGATGCTGGAGAGCTCGAGGATGCCGAGGGTGGGGACCAGGTTCAGGTTCGGAGTGGCCATGGGGGGTCCAGTCGCAGAATCAGACGATGCGGAAGTGGTCCTTGAGGGTGCAGCGGCGGCGCCGGGCGAAGTGCGCGGCGTTGGTGAGCCCCTCCCCGGTGGGGGAGGCGATGGTGAACGAGGTGGAGCCTGGCCCCTCGAAGCCCAGGCCGTTGTAGTTCGGCCCGTTCTTCACGAAGATCGAGCAGTCCACGGCGCGGGCCATCTTGTCCAGGTGGTCGATGTTCTTGGAGTACATGCTGGCGGTGTGGCGGAAGCCATGCTCGGCCTTCAGGGCCATGTCGATGGCTTCATGCACGTCCCTGGCCCGGGTGAAACCGATGACGGGCATGAGGAGCTCGGCCTGGATGAAGGGATGGTCGAAGGGCACGTCGGCGAAGATCAGCCTGGGCTCGCCCGTGAAGGCGATGCCGGCGGCCTTCAGGATGTGGGTGGCGTCCTTGCCCACGAAGTTCTTGTGGGGGTGGCGCCCGTCCACCACGGTCCGCTCGACGGCGGCGATCTCGGCGCCGCGGAGCTCGTAGGCGCCCGCGGCCACCATGCAGGCCTTGAGGCGGTCCGCGATGGCCTCGACGGCGATGACCTCCTTCTCGCAGATGCACACCACGTTGTTGTCGAAGGAGGCCCCGGCGACGATGCCGCGCCCGGCCTGCTCCAGGTCCGCGGTCTCGTCCACCACCACGGGGGGGTTGCCCGGGCCGCCGGCGATGACCTTCTTGCCCGAGGCGAAGGCGGCCTTGACCACGGCGGGGCCGCCGGTGACCACCAGGAGGCGGATGCCGGGAGCCTTCATGAGTTCGGCGGCGGTCTCCAGGGTGGGCTCGGTGACGCAGGTGAGGAGGTTGGCCGGGGCGCCCTCGGCCACCAGGAGTCGGTTGATCAGGTCGATGGTGAAGGCGTTGGTGCGCCTGGCCCCGGGGTGGGCGTTGAAGACCACCGCGTTGCCGGCCGAGAGCATGCCGATGCCGTTGTTGATGACGGTCTCGGAGGGGTTCGTGGAGGGCGTGATGGAGCCGATGACGCCCCAGGGGGCCAGCTCCTCCAGGGTCAGGCCGTGCTGGCCCGAGACGGCCTCGGCCCGGAGCACTTCGGGACCGGGGGTCTTGTTGATGACGAGGAGGTTCTTCTTGACCTTGTCGTCGACGCGGCCCATGCCGGTCTCGCTCACGGCGAGCTCGGAGATCTCCCGGGCATGGCGCCGGAGGCCCACGCGCAGCTCCTGGATGATCTCCGTGCGCCGCTCCAGCCCGATGGCCCGGAACGCCTGGAAGGCGGCCTCGGCGGCGCGGATCGCCGACGGGATGTCGGGGAAGCAGCCCATCTGCGGCCCCGCCGCCGGGGCGCCCTCCAGTTCGCGGAGGACGCGTTCGGCGATTCTCGAGACCAGGGCGCGATCGATTTCCATAGCTCAGCCTCTGGGGGTCAGGATTTCGTGTAGACCTCGGAGCCCTCGAACTGGATGGCGTCCACGATGCCGATGACGACGGCATCCACGGGCTTGCCCTCGCTCACGGGCGTCATGCGGGCCGAGGAGCCCTGGCACACGAGCACCCATTCGCCGGAGCCGGCGCCGACGCTGTCCGAGGCGACGATGGGGTTGCCCTTGGGCGCGCCCTTGGGGTCCACCGGCTGGATCAGGAGCAGCTTGTGGCCGGCGAGGGCGCCGACCTTCTGGCTGGCGACGACGTCGCCCACCACTTTGGCGATCAACATGGCCCGCCTCCGATGAACCTAGGCGTTCGCTTCGGTGCGGCCCAGGGGGAGGACGGAGTCCACGTTCTCGTGGGGACGCGGGATGACGTGGACGGACACGATCTCGCCGACCTTCTGGGCGGCCAGCGATCCGGCCTCCACGGCGGCCTTCACCGCCGCGACGTCGCCGCGGATGATGGCGGTGACGAAGCCGCCGCCGATCTTCTCGTAGCCGACCAGCTGCACGCGGGCCGCCTTCAGCATCGCGTCGCTGGCTTCAACCATGGCGACGAAACCCTTGGTTTCGATCATGCCGAGCGCTTCACTCATGGGTCTCTCCCTGGAGTTGGGGTGGTTGGATCAGGCCTTGGTCCGGTACGGACGGCCGTGGATGGAATTGATGGCGTCGATGGCTGCCTTCATTGCGCTGTCGATCTCGGACTCGCTTCCGGCCATCATCAGGCGCCCCACAGCCCCGTAGGGCTTGAGGTCGATGAGGGAGACGTCGGCGGCCTTCTCGGCCTCGTTGGCGGCCAGCACCGCGTAGGCGGCCGGGTCGCACTCGAACAGGAACAGGGACTGGCCGGGCAGGATCATGTGCCCGTACCGGTTGCGGTTGATGATCTGGGCGTGCATGGGCTCCACGGACCGGATGACCTCGCAGGTGGCCACGTAGGGGGTGAGGCGGTCGGCTTCCACCAGGCCGAAGCTCCCGATGGCGGCCTCGCCCGCCACCCGCACCTCGCCCTTGTCGTAGGCGTGCACCTCGAGCATGCCGAAGGTGCGTTCCACCACCTGCGCTGCGGGCTGAACGTTGGCGGCCTTGAGGGCCACGTCGGTCATCTTGTTGATGGCGATGCCGGGGGCCACTTCGATGTAGACCGAGGCCTGCTCCTTGAGGGGAGGGAAGCCCCGGGAGCCCAGCCCCACGAAGGCGGCCAGCTGCGGCTGGAGCGAGTCGATGAAGCAGTAGGCCCGGAGGGTGAGGGTGCCGTCGCTCATGTCAGTACCCCTTCCCTTCGCCGCCGGTGACGATGGCCACGCCCGAGCTGGCCCCGATGCGCGTGGCGCCCGCGGCGATCATCTTCTTCGCGTCGGCCAGGCTGCGCACGCCGCCCGAGGCCTTCACGCCCATGCGGGGCCCGACGGTGCGGCGCATCAGCGCGATGTCGGCCTCGGTGGCGACGCTGCCCTTGGCGAAGCCCGTGGAGGTCTTCACGAAGGTCGCGCCGGCGTTCTTGCAGATGGTGCAGGCCGCGACCTTCTCCTCGTCGGTGAGGAGCCCGGTCTCGAGGATCACCTTGGTGGTCTTGCCGCGCGCGGCCTGGACCACGGCGCGCACGTCCTTCTCCACCAGGGCCAGGTCGCCGGACTTGAGCGCACCGATGTTGAGGACCATGTCGATCTCGTCGGCGCCGTTGGCGATGGCCTCGCGGGTCTCGTACGCCTTGGTCCGGCTGTCCATGGCGCCCAGGGGGAAGCCCACCACGCAGCAGACCTTGACCTTGGAGCCGCGGAGCAGGTCCCGGCAGCGGGACACCCAGGAGGTGTTCACGCACACGGACCAGAAGCCGTACTGCCGCGCCTCGGCGCAGAGGGTCTCCACTTCCGCGGCGGTGGCCTCGGGCTTGAGCAGGGTGTGGTCGATCATCGCGGCCAGGGCCGTGTCGATGGCGCCCGGGGCCTTCGACGCCTCCGGAGCCTTGCCGTCCAGCGCCTTCAGGACTTCCTTGGTGATCAGGTCTACCAGCTTCTTTTCATCCATCTCGACTCCACGTTCATCGTTCGATCTTGTCCACGCGCTTCTGGTGGCGTCCGCCCTCGAAGGGGGTCGCGAGCCAGGTGAGGACCATCTGCTCGACCGCCTCGGGCGGGTTGGCCCCCGCGCCCAGGGTGAGGACATTGGCGTTGTTGTGCTGGCGGGAGTTCAGGATGGTCTTCATGTCGTAGCAGAGCGCGGCCCGGATCCCCGGGAAGCGGTTGCAGGCCATGGAGGAGCCGATGCCCGCCCCGTCGATCATGATCCCCATCTCGCAGGCGCCCCCCAGCACCGCCTGGGCCACCGCCTTGGCGAAGTCCGGGTAGTCGCAGGCCGTCTTGTCCGGGCAGCCCACGTCCACCACCGCGAAGCCCCGCGCCTCCAGCACGCCCGCAAGGCGCTTCTTCAGGTCGAAGCCGCCATGGTCGGAGCCCACGGCCACCCGCCGCTGGGTTCCGCGCCGGGAGAGGACCTCCCGCACCACTTCAGAGACAAGTTGTTCGACCCGCTGGGGATCCATGGAAGTCCGTACGGAAAGGTTCAGAGCGGCGGACAGCTTCGGTCCGCGGGAGGCCCGGTGCAGGGAAAAAATTTTACCTGTCGGGGGAAAAACAAGCCTAGCACTACCTCCTGGAGGAGACAACCCGTAAACGGGCGCGGCGGTGGCGGCGCGGGCGTTCGGGCTCGGGTCCCTCCATCCACTGGCGGATCCGGTTGGCGTCGTCGAAGCGGGAGTGCCTTCCCGTGGCGTCCAGGAGCACGATGAGCACGGGGCGCTGCGCAAGCTGCGCCTGCATGACCAGGCACTGCCCCGATTCCTCGATGAAGCCGGTCTTGGAAAGCCCGATGCGCCAGCGGGAGCTCGCCAGGAGCATGTTGCTGTTGTGGAACTCGATGGAGCGGTTCTTGTAGGCCACGGTGGCGCTCGTGCGGGTGGAGAAGGCCCGCACCTGGGGGTGCCGGTAGGCCTCGTCCACGATGCGGGCCATGTCCCAGGCCGAAGCCCGGTTGCCCGAGGAGAGCCCCGTGGGGTCCTCGAAGCGGGCGGTGGCCAGGCCCATGGCCCGGGCCTTGGCGTTCATCTCGGCCACGAAGGCCTGCACGCCGCCCGGGAAGGTGCGGCCCAGGGCGTGGGCGGCCCGGTTCTCGGAGGCCATCAGAGCCAGCTGGAGCGCCTCGGAGCGCGTGAGCACGGTGCCCACCGGCAGCCGGGAGTGGCTGTGGCGGAGCATGTCCTTGTCCTCCTCCAGGATGGTCAGGCGCTCGTCCATGCCCACCTTGCTGTCCAGGATGACCATGGCCGTCATGAGCTTGGTGAGGGAGGCCACGGGCAGGACGTCGTCGCAGTGCTTCTGGAGGATGGGCTCCCCCGTCTTCTGGTCCTGCACCAGCACCGAGGCGCTGTGGAGGGCGAGGCGCTGGTCGGCCTTGGCGCCGAGGGAGGTGCAGGTCACCACGGCTAAAGCGGCCAGACAAGCGAGGTTCCCTGATCTGAACAAGGTCATATCGGCTCTCGAAGGGGCGGTTGGGGGGGACAGGAGGGAAGGGTCGGACCCTTGAACAGGGAATTACCTGGTAGCAATTAAGATACCATTCGGTCAGGGCAACCCGGCCGGCAATTTCCCAACCTATCGGCCGAAAGGGCCGAGGCCATGATCACAACTGGGAATGCGGAGTCTATTGGATTTCCCGGACGATCATCCTTCCCGTGAGCGCCGGCGTGTCCGCGCCGGTCTGGGTCATGGAAAGGAGGATGTTCGTGGGGACGGTGGTCGTGATCATGGCCAGGATCGTCTGGGTCGTGCCGGCCGGTACCGGCACGGGACTGGCGGCGGTGGTGCCGAAAAAGACCTGGTTGCTGATCAGGGTGGGACCGGTGGTCATGTCGAAAAGGCCGTAGGTGAGTCCGTTCGCCGGCGAAAAGCCCGACGCCGAGAGGGTGACGCTGATCTCGTAGGTCTTGTTGGCGCCCAGGACCACCTGGCCGCCCGAGACCGAGAGGCCTCGGAGGGTGGTGCCCACCACGCTGAAGGCGGGGGTCGCGCCGGAGACGAAGAAGAAGCCGTAGTCCGCCAGGGCGGTCACGCTGGAGAAGAGGGGCGTCATAGGGGTAACCCGCGTCCAGACGCCGCCGACGACCGCAAGGATGTCACCGTCCTGCTCCGGCCCCGACACTGACGAGGTCGTTATCGCTCCGGCGCCGTTGCTGACCAGGACGGCATTCGGGGGCAGGCTGGTGAGTCCGGTGCCGCCATGCGCCACGTCAACGATGCCGGAGACGTTCCCGGCGGTCGTGGCGGTGGCCGCGTTACCGGTGGTGCTTTGATTGAGCGTGGGAACATCCAGGACCTGGATGGGCGCCATGGTGACATTGGTGCCGTCCCCGCGGAGGAACGATCTGGCCGTGGCCCCGCCGGCCAGGGCATTGAGGGCGGCCTGTTGGGTGGCGGCGCCGGTGCCCCCGTTGGCCAGGGCCACGATGCCGGTGACGTTGGCGGCCGTGCCCGTCATCACGGTTGGGAGGTCACCGGCCTGGATCGCCGCCAGGACGACACCAGTGCCGTCGCCCCGAAGGAACTGGCCGGACGTGTGGCCGCCGGCCAGGGCGGCCAGGGCGGCCGCGGCGGTGGTGGCGCCGGTGCCGCCGTTGGCGATGCCCACGGTGCCCGAGACGCTGGTGGCCGTGGTGGCGGTGGTCGCGAGGGTGGCGGTGGCGGCGTTGCCGGTCGTGCTCTGGTTCAGGAGGGGCACGTC from Geothrix sp. 21YS21S-2 includes these protein-coding regions:
- a CDS encoding EutN/CcmL family microcompartment protein, which gives rise to MFIAEVLAPVVATEKLAFFAGRKLLLVREVLEDGTPGDRTMVALDGVQAGPGDRVLVARNGGAVDDVVGLKDCPANVVIIAHVDRVERQ
- a CDS encoding EutN/CcmL family microcompartment protein, which gives rise to MLLARVKGLVVATRKLDSLAGFTFRMIQGVDAEGRPVGEPLAAVDLVASRDGDLVMYIDAREAPKALPGGYGAIDACIVGLVDSAT
- a CDS encoding BMC domain-containing protein, producing the protein MATPNLNLVPTLGILELSSIAKGLQVADLMLKKAEVRLLKAGPVGSGKFMIHLTGDEADLLEAVEEGHLHSDPFLVSWTYIPNLHPQVLAALQKEKGTELTTDAVGIVEGQALAALVQAADRAVKTTAVRLLELTYNLDLGGKGYFTFTGDLSEVEAALASAEELLREEAAFVHSEILARPHDIIQGLVLEGLESSCF
- a CDS encoding aldehyde dehydrogenase family protein; this encodes MEIDRALVSRIAERVLRELEGAPAAGPQMGCFPDIPSAIRAAEAAFQAFRAIGLERRTEIIQELRVGLRRHAREISELAVSETGMGRVDDKVKKNLLVINKTPGPEVLRAEAVSGQHGLTLEELAPWGVIGSITPSTNPSETVINNGIGMLSAGNAVVFNAHPGARRTNAFTIDLINRLLVAEGAPANLLTCVTEPTLETAAELMKAPGIRLLVVTGGPAVVKAAFASGKKVIAGGPGNPPVVVDETADLEQAGRGIVAGASFDNNVVCICEKEVIAVEAIADRLKACMVAAGAYELRGAEIAAVERTVVDGRHPHKNFVGKDATHILKAAGIAFTGEPRLIFADVPFDHPFIQAELLMPVIGFTRARDVHEAIDMALKAEHGFRHTASMYSKNIDHLDKMARAVDCSIFVKNGPNYNGLGFEGPGSTSFTIASPTGEGLTNAAHFARRRRCTLKDHFRIV
- a CDS encoding EutN/CcmL family microcompartment protein, which encodes MLIAKVVGDVVASQKVGALAGHKLLLIQPVDPKGAPKGNPIVASDSVGAGSGEWVLVCQGSSARMTPVSEGKPVDAVVIGIVDAIQFEGSEVYTKS
- the eutM gene encoding ethanolamine utilization microcompartment protein EutM, whose amino-acid sequence is MSEALGMIETKGFVAMVEASDAMLKAARVQLVGYEKIGGGFVTAIIRGDVAAVKAAVEAGSLAAQKVGEIVSVHVIPRPHENVDSVLPLGRTEANA
- a CDS encoding BMC domain-containing protein, with amino-acid sequence MSDGTLTLRAYCFIDSLQPQLAAFVGLGSRGFPPLKEQASVYIEVAPGIAINKMTDVALKAANVQPAAQVVERTFGMLEVHAYDKGEVRVAGEAAIGSFGLVEADRLTPYVATCEVIRSVEPMHAQIINRNRYGHMILPGQSLFLFECDPAAYAVLAANEAEKAADVSLIDLKPYGAVGRLMMAGSESEIDSAMKAAIDAINSIHGRPYRTKA
- the deoC gene encoding deoxyribose-phosphate aldolase; translation: MIDHTLLKPEATAAEVETLCAEARQYGFWSVCVNTSWVSRCRDLLRGSKVKVCCVVGFPLGAMDSRTKAYETREAIANGADEIDMVLNIGALKSGDLALVEKDVRAVVQAARGKTTKVILETGLLTDEEKVAACTICKNAGATFVKTSTGFAKGSVATEADIALMRRTVGPRMGVKASGGVRSLADAKKMIAAGATRIGASSGVAIVTGGEGKGY
- the rpiB gene encoding ribose 5-phosphate isomerase B; the encoded protein is MDPQRVEQLVSEVVREVLSRRGTQRRVAVGSDHGGFDLKKRLAGVLEARGFAVVDVGCPDKTACDYPDFAKAVAQAVLGGACEMGIMIDGAGIGSSMACNRFPGIRAALCYDMKTILNSRQHNNANVLTLGAGANPPEAVEQMVLTWLATPFEGGRHQKRVDKIER
- a CDS encoding serine hydrolase; the encoded protein is MTCTSLGAKADQRLALHSASVLVQDQKTGEPILQKHCDDVLPVASLTKLMTAMVILDSKVGMDERLTILEEDKDMLRHSHSRLPVGTVLTRSEALQLALMASENRAAHALGRTFPGGVQAFVAEMNAKARAMGLATARFEDPTGLSSGNRASAWDMARIVDEAYRHPQVRAFSTRTSATVAYKNRSIEFHNSNMLLASSRWRIGLSKTGFIEESGQCLVMQAQLAQRPVLIVLLDATGRHSRFDDANRIRQWMEGPEPERPRRHRRARLRVVSSRR